In Streptomyces camelliae, the sequence GGTCCGTCCCGGTTCGCGGGCGAGGACGCCGGTCAGGCCGGTCACGGAGACGGTGATGCTGCCGTCGCCGGTGAGAGCCTGGTGCACGAAGTAGAAGTTGTCGTTGACCGCCTCGCCGGAGGGGCCGGTCGGCAGTGCGGCGGCGTCCTGCGCGTGCTGGTTCGCGGAGGTCGTTCCGGCCAGCAGAAACAGTAGGGCAGCCGTGGCCGCGCCGACCGTGCCGAGCACCCAGCCCCGCACAGTACGGAACTTGGTCCACTCCGCGTGCAGGGCCCCGAGCCGCCTCATCGCGCGGCCTCCTCGACGCCGGTGCCGCGGTACTGCACGTCGTCGCGGGTGAGCTCCAGGTACGCCTCCTCCAGGCTCGCGCGGTGCGTGGCCAGTTCCGCGAACGGCACCCCGCCCGCGTTCAGCACGGCCACGATGGCTTCGCCCGTCAGACCGCTGACGCTGAGTGCGTCCGCTCCCGTGCCTCGGACCACCGCGCCGACGCGGGCCAGCACCTGCGCCGCCGCGACGGGCTCGGAGGTGCGCAGCGTGACGCGGCCCGCGGACAAGCTCGCGAGCAGCTCCCGTACACCCGTGTCGGTGACCACACGGCCGCGTCCGACGACGATGAGGTGGTCCGCGACATCCTGCAGCTCGCTCATCAGATGGCTGGACACCAGCACGGTGCGGCCCTGCGCGGCCAACGAGGTGAGCAGGCCGCGGATCCAGCGGATTCCTTCGGGATCGAGCCCGTTGAACGGCTCGTCCAGCATCAGCGCGGGCGGATCGCCGAGGAGCGCCGCCGCGATGCCGAGCCGCTGCCGCATCCCCAGCGAGAAGCCGCCCGTCCGGCGCCGTGCCGCCTGGGCGAGCCCCACCTGTTCGAGCACCTGGTCCACCCGGCCGGCCGAAAGCCCCTGCGAATGGGCCAGCCACAGCAGGTGGTTGCGGGCGGTCCGGCCGGGTTGCAGCGCGCCGGCGTCCAGCAGGGAGCCCAGGTGGCGCAGCGGGCTGCCGAGAGTCCGGTACGGCCGTCCGCCGACCAGCGCCCTCCCCTGGTCGGCGGCGTCCAGGCCCAGCACCACCCGCATGGTGGTGGATTTGCCCGCACCGTTCGGGCCCACGAATCCGGTGACCCGCCCCGGCCGGACGGTAAAGGTCATGCCGTCGAGCGCCTGCGTCGCCCCGAAGCGTTTACGCAGGCCCTCGGCCTCGATCCCGGGATCGTCCGTCATCCTCGCCGCTCCACCCCTCGCTCGTACCGTTGTGGGGCCACCACGGTGCGCCCGAGGCCGTAACGCGGGCGGAACGGCCGCTGTCATGCCGCTGTTAGGCCGTGTCGCCTAGCCTGAGGCCGACAGTGCCGACAGTGCGGGAGAAGGGGGACCGATGGCAGCGGAACTGGGGCTTCCCGTACGTCCGGTGCACCGCCGTGGCATCCGCTGGCGTTTCACCGCCCTGTACGCCGGACTGTTCCTGGCCTCGGCCGTCACGATGCTGACGGTGGTCGGGCTGGTGGCCGGCGGCAGCTACCGGGCGGCCCCGGCGCCCGACAGCCTGCCCGGCACGCTCCCAGCCGCGGCCCAGGCGAGGATCGCCAGCCTGGAGCACCAGCTCGCTCAGGCCCACGACCGGCAGGTGGACCAGCTGCTGCTCGGCTCGGCGGCCGGGCTGGTGGTGATGGGGATGCTGTCGGTCGGGCTGGGCTGGTACGCCGCCGGACGTGTCCTGCGTCCGCTGCGCGCGATGACCGGGGCCACCCGTCGTATCTCCGCCGACAGCCTGTATGAACGCCTCGCCGTCCCCGGCCCGCACGACGAACTCAGGGCCCTCGGCGACACGATCGACGCGTTGCTGGAGCGTCTGGAGCAGGCGTTCGCCGCGCAGCGGCGCTTCGTTGCCGATGCCTCGCACGAACTGCGCACGCCGTTGGCGACCATGCGGGCCTCGGTGGACGTCGCGCTCGCCAAACCGGGCCCGGTGCCGGAGCAGACGCGCACCCTGGCGCGCCGCGTCGGGACCGAGCTGGATCAGGTGGACCGGCTGCTGGACGGATTCCTGATGCTGGCCCGCGCCCAGCACGGAGTGCCGCCCGCGGACAGCGAGAAGGTCGCCCTGGATGTGCTCGCCGCTGATGCCCTCACCGACCGCGCCGCCACGGCCTGCGCGAAGCACCTCGTCGTGGAGACCGAAGCCGGCAGCGGGTCCGGTGCGTGGGTGTGTGGCAGCCGGACGCTGTTGCGCAGGATGGCGGACAATCTCATCGACAACGCGGTACGGCACAACCGGCCCGGCGGCTGGGTCCGCGTCGCCACCAGCGCCGAGGGCACGGACGTGCGGCTGGTGGTGGAGAACGCAGGGCCGTTGCTGACACAGGATGAGGCCGCCCAGCTGACGCGCCCGTTCCGCCGGCACGGCGCCGAGCGGACCGGCGGCGGCAGCGGCGCGGGGTCGGGCCTCGGCCTCTCCATCGTCGCGGCGGTCGTCGACGCGCACGGTGGCACCCTGGA encodes:
- a CDS encoding ATP-binding cassette domain-containing protein — protein: MTDDPGIEAEGLRKRFGATQALDGMTFTVRPGRVTGFVGPNGAGKSTTMRVVLGLDAADQGRALVGGRPYRTLGSPLRHLGSLLDAGALQPGRTARNHLLWLAHSQGLSAGRVDQVLEQVGLAQAARRRTGGFSLGMRQRLGIAAALLGDPPALMLDEPFNGLDPEGIRWIRGLLTSLAAQGRTVLVSSHLMSELQDVADHLIVVGRGRVVTDTGVRELLASLSAGRVTLRTSEPVAAAQVLARVGAVVRGTGADALSVSGLTGEAIVAVLNAGGVPFAELATHRASLEEAYLELTRDDVQYRGTGVEEAAR
- a CDS encoding sensor histidine kinase, with product MAAELGLPVRPVHRRGIRWRFTALYAGLFLASAVTMLTVVGLVAGGSYRAAPAPDSLPGTLPAAAQARIASLEHQLAQAHDRQVDQLLLGSAAGLVVMGMLSVGLGWYAAGRVLRPLRAMTGATRRISADSLYERLAVPGPHDELRALGDTIDALLERLEQAFAAQRRFVADASHELRTPLATMRASVDVALAKPGPVPEQTRTLARRVGTELDQVDRLLDGFLMLARAQHGVPPADSEKVALDVLAADALTDRAATACAKHLVVETEAGSGSGAWVCGSRTLLRRMADNLIDNAVRHNRPGGWVRVATSAEGTDVRLVVENAGPLLTQDEAAQLTRPFRRHGAERTGGGSGAGSGLGLSIVAAVVDAHGGTLDLRARAEGGLRATVTLSRAAGAEAAA